A window of Chitinophaga sp. MM2321 contains these coding sequences:
- a CDS encoding LytTR family transcriptional regulator DNA-binding domain-containing protein yields the protein MKKTRLYTLTLVGISIVVLMISLASTQYLYNAAREKLWSTKLASGEREAREIAHLLEQQLNSGLTQQQVINNLQRSIENTDVKSDFICMYNQKGIELCHPNPALIGQIIGEENSAIKELKTGESSSFIAVLQAGVKRNGLRTFSGNSQKSSEIVTVYPVPQTDWMVASHANLTVLQEQLSDLHLQFLVGLLLSAIAISLCCYMLIRLIYRKYEADIDHEIKELNDKVVGLQALNLQLNTQQEKLQQLPHPLMAPAAASDTEIVKKRVITYHKDELIKLDTHDIAYVFLDNGLPYFYTFENRPFNSNNSLDEIMKWLDNTNFYRANRQFIINIRAIQSILLYGKNQLKLIMKPAPDMDVIISKNKVAEFKQWLDQ from the coding sequence GTGAAAAAAACGCGGCTATATACTTTAACACTCGTAGGGATAAGCATCGTTGTTTTGATGATCAGCCTGGCATCCACCCAATATCTTTACAATGCTGCCAGGGAAAAGTTGTGGAGTACCAAATTAGCATCCGGAGAGCGGGAAGCAAGGGAAATCGCTCACCTGCTGGAGCAGCAACTCAATAGCGGACTAACACAACAACAGGTGATCAATAACCTGCAGAGAAGCATCGAAAATACCGATGTCAAAAGTGATTTCATCTGCATGTATAACCAAAAGGGAATTGAACTGTGCCATCCGAACCCCGCCCTTATCGGTCAAATCATCGGGGAAGAAAACTCAGCGATAAAAGAACTAAAAACCGGGGAAAGCAGCTCTTTCATTGCTGTTTTACAAGCAGGCGTAAAAAGAAATGGGCTGCGCACATTCTCCGGCAATTCTCAGAAAAGCTCCGAAATAGTAACAGTTTATCCGGTACCACAAACGGATTGGATGGTAGCCTCCCACGCTAACTTAACGGTGTTACAGGAGCAGTTGTCTGATTTACACCTGCAGTTCCTGGTTGGTTTGCTGCTGAGTGCTATCGCCATCAGCCTTTGCTGTTATATGCTCATCCGGCTGATTTACAGAAAATACGAAGCTGATATTGACCACGAAATAAAGGAGTTAAATGATAAAGTGGTGGGATTGCAAGCCTTAAATCTGCAATTAAACACCCAGCAGGAAAAGTTACAGCAGCTTCCACATCCGTTGATGGCCCCTGCTGCTGCATCTGATACTGAAATAGTAAAAAAGAGAGTGATCACCTATCATAAAGATGAACTGATAAAATTAGATACCCACGACATTGCCTATGTTTTTCTGGACAACGGACTTCCTTATTTCTACACATTTGAAAATCGTCCCTTCAATAGTAATAATAGCCTGGATGAAATAATGAAATGGCTGGATAATACCAATTTCTATAGAGCAAACAGACAATTTATTATTAATATCCGGGCCATACAGAGCATATTGCTGTATGGAAAAAATCAGCTGAAACTGATTATGAAACCGGCGCCAGATATGGATGTTATCATCAGCAAGAACAAGGTAGCTGAATTTAAACAATGGCTGGATCAGTAA
- a CDS encoding Fic family protein codes for MQGFIMATPRERLVESLKFLQELQDKGAVGIHTDEIPNRKYRELLLKNGFIREVTKGWYIPTDPAEKEGETTSWYSSYWDFVVKFLNYKFGNEWCLSADQSLLIHAGNSTVPQQLMVRSPQGNNNPTPLPHNTSLFNLKTSIPPADQTVVLDGMRIYSLPAALVYSSPGIYTRNAIDARTALALIRDASEVLPILLEKGHTTFAGRLAGAFRNINRDKIADQIVDTVKQADYDIREEDPFEAKLNLNLSSRERSPYANRIRLMWQQMREIIIANFPQAPGIPDDSQAYLKDVDDIYVTDAYHSLSIERYRVTPELIERVSSGKWNSKGNEEDRKQRDAMAARGYFQAFLQVKETITAILKGANSGKQVDKDHSKWYRQLFDPSVAAGLLKAADLAGYRNHQVHIGNSKHVPLNVDAMRDAMPILFELLEEEPAASVRAVLGHFIFVFIHPYMDGNGRIGRFLMNAMLASGGYPWTVIPVERRTEYMQALEQASVGQDITSFASFIGYLVNEQLHGKMVAKLPETK; via the coding sequence ATGCAAGGTTTTATTATGGCGACACCCCGGGAAAGATTAGTTGAATCCCTGAAATTCCTGCAGGAGTTGCAGGATAAAGGAGCTGTCGGTATTCATACCGATGAAATTCCCAATCGGAAATACAGGGAATTATTACTTAAAAATGGCTTTATCCGTGAAGTTACAAAGGGTTGGTACATACCTACAGACCCCGCGGAAAAGGAAGGCGAAACTACGTCTTGGTATAGTTCCTATTGGGACTTCGTTGTGAAGTTCCTAAACTATAAGTTTGGTAATGAATGGTGTTTGTCGGCAGATCAGTCACTTCTCATCCATGCAGGAAACAGCACAGTGCCACAGCAACTGATGGTACGTTCACCGCAAGGAAATAATAATCCTACACCCTTGCCGCATAATACTTCCTTATTCAATTTAAAGACCAGTATTCCACCTGCGGATCAAACCGTCGTATTGGATGGAATGAGGATATACAGTCTGCCTGCTGCTTTGGTTTATAGCTCACCGGGTATTTATACAAGAAATGCCATAGATGCCCGCACAGCCCTTGCATTGATAAGAGATGCTTCAGAAGTATTGCCTATTCTTTTAGAAAAGGGGCATACAACATTTGCCGGCAGATTAGCAGGTGCTTTTAGAAATATAAACAGGGATAAAATAGCTGACCAGATTGTTGATACTGTTAAGCAGGCCGATTATGATATACGGGAAGAAGATCCTTTTGAAGCCAAACTGAACCTGAACCTTTCCTCCCGTGAACGTTCTCCTTATGCAAATCGAATCAGGCTCATGTGGCAGCAAATGCGTGAGATTATTATTGCCAACTTTCCCCAAGCGCCCGGCATACCCGATGATTCACAAGCCTATTTAAAGGACGTTGACGATATTTATGTAACTGATGCTTATCACTCACTTTCTATTGAGCGATATAGAGTGACACCTGAACTGATCGAAAGGGTAAGTAGTGGCAAGTGGAATAGCAAAGGAAACGAAGAAGATCGAAAACAAAGGGATGCAATGGCGGCAAGAGGCTACTTCCAAGCCTTTTTGCAGGTGAAAGAAACCATCACAGCCATATTGAAAGGAGCTAATTCGGGAAAGCAGGTGGATAAAGATCACTCAAAATGGTACAGACAGCTCTTCGACCCAAGTGTTGCTGCCGGACTATTAAAGGCCGCAGACCTTGCCGGGTATCGCAATCATCAGGTACATATCGGCAACTCCAAACACGTTCCTTTGAATGTTGATGCTATGAGGGATGCCATGCCCATACTATTTGAATTATTGGAAGAAGAACCAGCGGCATCGGTTAGAGCGGTATTGGGTCATTTCATTTTTGTTTTTATTCACCCGTACATGGATGGCAACGGAAGAATAGGACGTTTTCTAATGAATGCAATGTTGGCTTCAGGTGGATATCCGTGGACTGTTATTCCTGTGGAAAGAAGAACTGAATACATGCAGGCATTAGAGCAGGCAAGCGTAGGACAGGATATAACTTCGTTTGCCTCCTTTATTGGCTATTTAGTTAACGAGCAGTTACATGGCAAGATGGTAGCTAAATTACCAGAAACTAAATAG